A single Solidesulfovibrio fructosivorans JJ] DNA region contains:
- the modA gene encoding molybdate ABC transporter substrate-binding protein, translating into MLKKSLLTLTLVLALALPAAAAQLTVSAAASLTDAFNAVKTAYQKEHPGVTLNMNFAASGALLSQMEQGAPVDVFASANQKTMDKAVGKKLIDTATRVNFAQNSLVLAVPAANPAKVKDLASLKGAGVKTIAIGNPETVPAGAYTKTALTKAGVWDTLKAKFIMAESVRQVLNYLTRGEVDCGFVYGTDATQGGDKVAVMAEIPLEKPVSYPIAVLSNAANKKDAASFIAFVTSPKGQEILAKFGFKKP; encoded by the coding sequence ATGTTGAAAAAAAGCCTGCTGACCCTGACGCTGGTTCTGGCCCTGGCCCTGCCGGCCGCGGCCGCCCAGTTGACCGTGTCCGCCGCGGCCAGCCTCACCGACGCCTTCAATGCGGTGAAAACGGCCTACCAGAAGGAGCATCCCGGGGTCACCCTCAACATGAACTTCGCCGCTTCCGGAGCGCTGCTCTCCCAGATGGAACAGGGCGCGCCCGTCGACGTCTTCGCCTCGGCCAACCAGAAGACCATGGACAAGGCCGTGGGCAAAAAGCTCATCGACACCGCCACCCGCGTCAACTTCGCCCAGAACTCCCTGGTCCTGGCCGTGCCCGCCGCCAATCCGGCCAAGGTGAAAGACCTCGCCTCCCTCAAGGGCGCCGGCGTCAAGACCATCGCCATCGGCAACCCCGAAACCGTGCCCGCCGGCGCCTACACCAAGACGGCGCTGACCAAGGCCGGCGTGTGGGATACGCTCAAGGCCAAGTTCATCATGGCCGAGTCCGTGCGCCAGGTGCTCAATTACCTCACCCGGGGCGAGGTCGACTGCGGCTTCGTTTACGGCACCGACGCCACGCAGGGCGGCGACAAGGTGGCGGTCATGGCCGAAATTCCCCTGGAAAAGCCGGTGAGCTACCCCATCGCCGTGCTCTCGAACGCCGCCAACAAGAAGGACGCCGCTTCCTTCATCGCCTTCGTCACCAGCCCCAAGGGTCAGGAAATCCTGGCGAAGTTCGGCTTCAAGAAACCGTAA
- the modB gene encoding molybdate ABC transporter permease subunit: protein MFDASVLSPLLLTLKISVLATASACIPAIALARVATVRNFPGRDLADAVLTLPMVLPPTVLGYYIIVVLGRRGVVGQYLWEHFGFNIMFTWEGAVIAAAVVAFPLVYRSARAAFEGVDENLENAARTLGSTETAIFFRVSLPLALRGLLAGIMLAQARAMGEFGATLMVAGNLPGKTQTMSLAVYSAMAANNETLANTLVLIISVVCVSLLVVVAKVIKPKT, encoded by the coding sequence ATGTTTGACGCCAGCGTTCTTTCGCCTTTGCTTTTGACCCTCAAGATTTCCGTATTGGCCACGGCTTCGGCCTGTATTCCGGCCATCGCCCTGGCCCGTGTGGCCACGGTGCGCAATTTTCCCGGACGGGACCTCGCCGACGCCGTCCTGACCCTGCCCATGGTGCTGCCCCCGACCGTTCTTGGCTACTACATCATCGTGGTCCTCGGCCGCCGGGGCGTCGTCGGGCAGTATCTGTGGGAGCATTTCGGCTTCAACATCATGTTTACCTGGGAAGGCGCGGTCATCGCCGCGGCGGTGGTGGCCTTTCCCCTGGTCTACCGATCGGCCAGGGCCGCTTTCGAGGGCGTGGACGAAAATCTGGAAAACGCGGCCCGAACGCTCGGGTCCACGGAAACGGCCATTTTTTTCCGGGTGTCCCTGCCGCTGGCCCTGCGCGGTCTTTTGGCCGGCATCATGCTGGCCCAGGCCAGGGCCATGGGCGAATTCGGCGCCACGCTCATGGTCGCCGGCAACCTGCCCGGCAAGACCCAGACCATGTCGCTGGCCGTCTACAGCGCCATGGCCGCCAACAACGAAACCCTGGCCAACACGCTGGTGCTCATCATCTCCGTGGTGTGCGTCAGCCTGCTCGTCGTCGTGGCGAAAGTCATCAAACCCAAAACATGA
- a CDS encoding flagellar brake protein — protein MRFRGDFSLHCPPGTRVLLELAGLEEKLATACVGHQRGRFVVVQMPSTTETARDALYQLLYPDNTVIARYLHEGSVVGFSARLIRCIQIPFPLIFLTYPAHLESHDLRKHKRITCCLPGRIRLGDGYVEGLLMDVSISGCQFSIPRKASAPEPAIDAVVELSCELIGSAAQTTFTCAVKRVLTSARRVDLGLKFKEMPQAIRESLVDYLNTARHVLG, from the coding sequence ATGAGGTTTCGCGGCGACTTCTCCCTGCACTGCCCGCCCGGCACCAGGGTGCTGCTCGAACTTGCGGGCCTGGAGGAAAAACTGGCCACGGCCTGCGTGGGGCATCAGCGCGGCCGGTTCGTGGTCGTGCAGATGCCGTCGACCACGGAAACCGCCCGCGACGCCCTGTACCAGCTGCTTTATCCCGACAACACGGTGATCGCCCGCTACCTGCACGAAGGCTCCGTGGTGGGATTTTCCGCGCGGCTCATCAGGTGCATCCAGATTCCCTTCCCCCTCATCTTTCTCACCTACCCGGCCCATCTCGAATCCCACGACCTGCGCAAGCACAAACGCATCACGTGTTGCCTGCCCGGGCGCATCCGCCTGGGCGACGGCTATGTCGAGGGATTGCTCATGGACGTCAGTATTTCCGGCTGCCAGTTTTCCATTCCGCGCAAGGCGTCCGCGCCGGAGCCGGCCATCGACGCGGTGGTGGAACTGTCCTGCGAACTGATCGGTTCCGCCGCTCAGACGACATTCACCTGCGCGGTCAAACGCGTTCTCACCTCGGCCCGCCGGGTGGACCTCGGGCTCAAATTCAAGGAGATGCCCCAGGCCATCCGGGAAAGCCTGGTCGACTACCTCAATACCGCCAGGCACGTCCTGGGTTGA
- a CDS encoding tetratricopeptide repeat protein, with protein MRRINDEDYCVQPLNANSIPSGPVTTLSKGEFLRSYQPRPGYYEKRCLPFLESLKKKIATADKYLDAGNLDAAEKEFIKALLLDEKNPKANIELGKISLQKGDGKKLASAMRRILGIDALFQEQERHLFNTFAISLRKEKRFAEALALYEQALSRNTADENLHFNMARALAEGGDIPAARDHLRQALALRDDFAEAERYLAHLDALADAGNDDGLGSMGAA; from the coding sequence GTGCGTCGCATCAACGATGAGGATTATTGCGTCCAGCCTTTAAACGCCAATTCCATTCCATCCGGGCCTGTTACGACCCTCTCCAAAGGCGAATTCCTTCGCAGCTATCAACCGCGTCCCGGCTATTACGAAAAACGCTGCCTGCCCTTTCTCGAGTCCCTCAAGAAGAAAATCGCCACGGCCGACAAATATCTCGACGCGGGCAATCTCGACGCCGCCGAAAAGGAATTCATCAAGGCCCTGCTTCTGGACGAGAAAAACCCCAAGGCCAACATCGAACTGGGCAAAATCTCGCTGCAAAAAGGCGACGGGAAAAAGCTGGCCTCGGCCATGCGGCGCATCCTCGGCATCGACGCCCTGTTCCAGGAGCAGGAGCGCCATCTCTTCAACACTTTCGCCATTTCCCTGCGCAAGGAAAAACGCTTCGCCGAAGCGCTGGCCCTGTATGAGCAGGCCCTTTCGCGCAACACCGCCGACGAGAACCTCCATTTCAACATGGCCCGGGCCCTGGCCGAAGGCGGCGACATCCCCGCCGCCCGCGACCATCTGCGCCAGGCCCTGGCCCTGCGTGACGATTTCGCCGAGGCCGAGCGCTACCTCGCCCATCTCGACGCACTGGCCGATGCCGGCAACGACGACGGGCTGGGGAGCATGGGAGCGGCATGA